A segment of the Kluyveromyces marxianus DMKU3-1042 DNA, complete genome, chromosome 5 genome:
TCATGCATCACCATCTGATACATATACCACTATTTCCTAAAGATGAGATGTGAACTCTTCGCCATTTGGTGAATAATTTCAATCtatatgtttttgttggtgGGGGATAGTTGTTTCACTTATGTAATAAAAACCACACGGAACTTAGTTTCGACTGGAAAACCTATTATGATGAATCCTAAATTATCAGTTCTGCTTCTGAACCAAAAAATACAGGAAGATAACATAATTTACCAAAGCTCAATAATATCTGAAATAGGTTTTTTACGTCAAAGTTCattgtaatttttttattgttaaCATCTTGTAGTTATAACAGTAACAACACTACTTAATCGGCTTGAGTTATCTTGAACTCTCAATCTACTTACTTACCACGGATGGATAGTACATATGTTTGGTAAAGGTAAAGACCAATAGgacaattttttttgttttttaaaGTCCCTAACGAACTAACTTGGATTTCTCCAACATCATTTCTCTGCTCTTCATCTTATCGTAGATGACACTCTTCAATTCATCccatttctttctcttgcCTTCAGGAATCTTCTTATCGACCTTGAGAACCAGTTGTAGCACTGTTGCCTGTGCATACGCAGAGAAATTGACTCTCAACCAGAATATGGCAACCAACGAGACAAGCAAGTATCCGGCAAGAGGCTCCTTGAAGATCAAGGTGTTAACTAATAAAGTCACGAGAGTGATAATTTCAGAATAAGCCATAACATGTAATAGTTTTGCATTCTTAACACTAATATCGTTCAAGTTCTCGGTGTTTGCCGCATTTTTGTTAGAAATATGTAAGTAGCTCACAATAATGAAAGGTATCAACTTGAATGATGATCTTCTACTGATAACCCATAACAAGGCCATCAAAATACCTTGGAAATTCTCCGAGCTTATCAAGTCGTAGAATGATGGCTTCGATGTGGACCATTTCTGGAACTCAGTGATACTGTATGAAAGCAACACACCAAATAGTGAACCTTGGTAAAGGACTTCAGGGGACCAACTGAATAAGTATTGTCTCCAAGTGCTATTCTTCCATGTCACGGGTTGAATTTCAAACTTCTTAGTCAGGAAGGCTGTCTTCCATGATCTTCTACGTGGAATGGTAAACGCATGCACTAGAGCATATACAACGTACAAAGCTCCAAGTGTTAGAGTCATCCAATGTCCAGCAATCCATAAAATTTTCTGTTTTCCTTCAGCATCCTTCTTCGAAGGTCTTTTCCGAATAACTTTCATAGTGCTCATATCTTCCTAGATAGTCTAGCCTCAGCAGTCTAGCCTCTATTCCTCTTCCACTACTAGCCTATTCCCCGTAGCTATACTAACACCCAATACAAGGGAAGGGAAACAATCAAATAGAATTGAAGGTGTACTCACTACCCTAATGCTTCCATGCATTAGTACCCTTTATAATAGAAGGTAATATCATGTCAAAGCAAAGCAGCATtcgtctttttttttttcgaacccaaaaaaaaagaaaatactaATCATCGCTCAAACTCATCGCATACACCATTGATATAATATGTGCGTTAACTCATAACCcatttcaaatatttcaataaCATTGCTGTTTCCGAGCCCAGGAGCGTTGAAATTTCAATGGCAAAATCTAGATTTGAGTATGTCAGGCAGTTTGAAGTACATGATGTACTGCTTCCGGATACATATATTGTAGTGAGAGTTGATGGGAAAAAGTTCCACGAGTTCTCGAAGTACTATGAATTTGCCAAGCCAAATGACGAGAGAGCCCTCAAGCTTATGAATGCTAGTGCCAAGAATGTTTTGATGCAATATAGACAAGAGATTATTTGCGCATATGGTGAGAGCGATGAGTATTCATTTATCTTGAGGAAAGAGACAAAGCTCTTTAACAGAAGGAAAGATAAAATCAGTACGCTATTTGTATCCTTATTCACTGCCAACTATGTATCACTATGGGATAAGTTCTTTCCTGAGGTAAAATTACATCACAAACATTTGccatattttgattctCGTTGCGTTTGTTATCCGAATTTGACTAGTGTGAAAGACTATCTTTGTTGGAGGTTTGTGGATACTCATATTAATAATTTGTACAATACTGTTTTCTGGTATCTCATTATAAAATGTGGCTTAACTCCGCAGGAATCGGAACAGAAGCTTTGTGGAACTTTGTCTAGTGACAAACAGGAGATTCTCTTTTCGGAATGTGGtattaattataataacGAATTGGAAATGTTTAAAAAAGGTTCTTTGATCAACTCTAAAGGAGAAATACTGCACATTGACGTTGTAAAGAATATAGATGATATATTTAATGGATTTTAAGGGGTGTATGAATAGCATTATAAATACCGATACGCTCCGAATTTACTAAATAATATACAGAGTCCCTGATGCACAAAATATGGTGAATTACGTTTCCATCTTTAGCAACTTTAAGAACCTCTTCAGCAGTAACAGCATTTTGTTTCCAGTCAAATTTCCAGTAGTAGAGCTCACCATTTTCGCTTCCGCTGTATATCAAAACTTCCGATTCACTTGAGCCAGGTACTATCTGACAATTAACTGTCGATATAGATTCATCTTTGTGTATAATTCTATTAAGGAACCTCAGAAATACCCAGTTGCCACTGGTGGTTCTTTTATAAATGGCACATCCCAAATTTGTAATGTTTCCGCAGcatattattattgaagatgtagaagttcttttcttaaCAATTTGATAATCAATACTtgttaatatattattgtCCTTAAATGTGGAATAAACGACTTCGCTTTCTATTTTGAAGTCGTTCGATTTGTGCTGACGTAAATGTCGTAATTGATTATCAAAGCCTGATATGATAGCACATTCAATGTTCCCAATTCTATTTTCCCATTTATCTGACAAACCTGAGTATCCCAAGGATACACATGTTAAAGAATCATTTGCTATActattcaaactttttaTCGAAGACCATTTCTTAAATATTGTATTGAACTTGATATAATGAGCATTTCCTAGCTTTGTTGTGTAAAGTATTCTTATGTTGCCATTGTTATCGCCCTTCGAATCGAAATCGGTGATACAATCTCTTGGGTTATCCAAGTTCCATTTATGTACTTTGGCATCCGATGTGAGCAAATCAGTAAAACATAagacagagagagagtCGCCAGTATTGAATGCAATCCATGAAACCCTTTCAACTTTTGAGGTTGTTTGTTTCAATGTAATCAAAGGCACATCTACTACCATTAAACGATTTAGTCCATAATCAAGTTTTGATTCACTAATTGTTGTTCTGATATCCAATTTTGTAGATTTTTTCTCCTGCACATTGAATAAAACCAGCATAGCATGATTGCTCAGATGATTGTTATCAACTAATGTCATATAAAGCACATATTTCGAAGAATCAATAACAAAGAAGCTCCTAATACTATTCACATCTTCAATTAGAAAGTCATCCATGGCAAGTTGAATAAGACAGCGGTTTTAGAATCTTAGAGCATATTTCAGACGTGCTAGTAGTAGAATTTGGATATTAAAGATTGGAATCTCAATTATTGATGAATTTCATCGAGCAACTGTATAGTTCAATGTAAATGATTTTCTATTACGTACATACATTGTTATGGTTGGGTATTCTAATGCAAGAATAtagtttttagtttttcatgttgaaaaaaaaatactccGCGACGGGGAATTGAACCCCGATCTCGCACGCGACAAGCGCGAATTCTAACCATTAAACTATCGCGGATGATCTTGATTCTTCTGGAGAATACTAAACTATAGATTCAGTGGTACAGAGTAACATACTTAAgttccaaaaagaagatttcTACACGTCTTGAGGGATAGAACCGTTTCCCATTGCTCCAAAAAGGatcttttttggtttgtagTATGGATACTCTTTTGTTATACAATTTGTGTTTATCAATTTGAACATAAATAGTGCATTTGTGAGTTTGGACAATTAAAGTGCTTCAAGAAGTcgaagaaattaaaaattaaaaattatAAATAATAGTTTCCATATAACAGTGCATATTGATAATTTGTAAATACTGACATTAGCCGTGGTATACAACCgaatcaatttcaaaaatgacAATTTTTAATCATCAATATATATTCTATGAGAAAGTTACTATAGTACAAAAATTATATCAGAAGTTTGTCTATTTTGGTTCCACGTTGTAACGGAGTCTGATACCCATGGCTGCCAATTCCGAATCtagatatttcaaaacaaaTGGAACGGCAACAGTAGTGGTATTTCCACCGCCAACATATTTGTTACCTTGTCCGTCTTCCCAAATTTCAGAATCTGCTATGTGAATAGGCTCTTCTCCTGGTTCGTATTTGGCAATCAATTTCTTAGCTTCATCAAATTTAATTGCGCAACGACGACAGCGTACGGTTGACATAGACCCAATCTTTGGAACACTTGATTGCGTAGTCAAAATAGCACCACAGTCACGACAAACAGAAGTTTGAGTGTAGTCGGAACAGTTTAATAGACGATCTTGCAATAAGAATGAGGTACCGTGACCAATCAAAGCATCTCTTTCCATCTCACCGACACGAATACCACCATGTCTCTTTCTACCCTTAACAGGTTGCATGGTCAAGCTATTAACAGGACCTGTAGAACGCACTTGGAACTTATCGTTAACCATGTGACGCAATCTTTGATAGTAAACAACACCAATGTAGATATCCGCTCTTAGTTCTTCACCAGTTGCACCTGAGTACATTGGCTCGTTACCGTGGTAGTTGTATCCGGCCTTCAAAAGTTGATCACCGAAGTAATCAGCTGGGGTATCGCTTTCACTGAATGTCCATGGTGTAGAATCCTGGGCAATACCATGCAATGCACCTGCTTTCCCTGCAAGAGACTCCACAAACATACCAATAGTCATACGAGATGGGAAAGCGTGAGGGTTAATGATAACGTCCGGTTGAATACCTGTTTCACTGAAAGGCATGTCAATGGTTGGCCACTTTCTGGAACAAACACCCTTTTGACCGTGTCTGGAAGAGAATTTGTCACCAATTTGAGGTGTTCTTCTTATACGGTATTTGATAGTAATAGCTTGTAGTTCTTGGAATTTGGAAGATTCGTCCCCAATTAACttgacttcttcaatgTATGCAGGTTCAGAAGAGTGGTAAGTCTTGATTTTAGTTTTGTTTAAAGTATCATCAAAGTAAGCACAAATTGGATCACCTTCTTCGACATAGGTACCGATCAAAGGCAAACCATCATCGTCAAGCTTGTCTAACCATTCCTTTGGCCATTCGTCCGTACCAAATCCGAAATGTTGAGTAATTGGGTCACCACGAGTTCTGTTCATAGACAAGTTGACTTTTTCCACCTTGTACATGGTACCATACGCGAAACCTCTTTCATCTGCCGATTTGTTAATAATCATCGCATCATCCATATCGTAACCGGTGTATGAAATAACGGCAACGACAGCATTGGTACCATTAGGGAAATTATCCATACCATATTCATCGTATAGATTGGCCTTCACAATTGGTGTTTGACCAGTTTGCAATCTGTAAAGCTTGTTGTCAGAACGGTGGCATAATGCTACACCAGGAGTACCCATGGTTTGCTTACCCATCTGACATTGGTACATATTTCTTGGGGATTGGTTGAAATCGGAGAATGGAGTCAAGTTGGCtaaaatagaaagaatGTTAGTTGGAGAGAACTCAACATGAGAATGAAtgttgttttcaatttcttcaggCGTGACAGCAATGTTCATGTATACTTGTTCGAATGGACCAACAATATCTTCCTTATCCAATGGAAGATAACGTACTGGACGCATCATTCTTGAACGTCCACCGAATAGGAAAAGACCGGGATATTGACCACTAGTAGTTGGTGGGACATAACCTACTTCCAAGTCTACTGGCAAGCCAGGAGTCTTACCTTCGACCTTCCAGAATCTTAAGGTGTCTGCAACAACCTTACCTTGTTCGTGTGAACACCAACCAACAATTTTACCATCTAATTGCACACAGCACATAGAAGGACCTGCTGCAATGATATGAGAAGCTGGTGTAACACCAAGTGAGTACAATATTGAAGGAAGTCTGGAAACATCCGATTGTTCTGTAGAGATTTTACATTTATGAGCAAGATGGTTTAACAAACCACAAGGAGAACCATCAGGAGTGTGGACAGGACAGAAGAAACCCCACGATTCCGGTAGCAACTTTCTAACTGCAGTAGTTTTCAACTgagcaaagaaagaacctCTATGCACCATTCGGAAATGAGAAATGAAACGGTAGAAGTTAATCTTTTCTGCAACGACAGTGTAACCGGAAACTTGCTGCAAATCTAAACCAGATTGTGAAACTAAGTTACCTGTTGATAAGAAGTACTGTAATTTCGAACCAATATTTTCGTTAACTCTCATGAGAACCTTTGACATAtacttttgttctttgaaattgatggCTAACCCACGATTTATATCAGTTTGGATTTGCAATTTAATGTTCTGTAGATATTCTTcgattttttctttgatgatcATACCATATAAGAACCCTCCTAGTAAGATTTCTTGATGTTGGGCAGCATCTGGATTATCAGGAGAACATTCACCAGCAACCAAGGAATATAGTTTTCTGATCATGAATAGCAACATGTTAAATTTGTCCTTGTTGTTCTCACCTAGATGAACTAGCACAATACGTCTTAGTAATTCTTCACCGACTTGAAGATCAGTCATATCTGGAGAAGCTTGGAAGACAACACGGAATTTGTCACCCAAGTATTGTAGTGTTTGCTTACGGTTCTTAAGGGTTGGGtatctcttcttgaagCCACGCAACAATAATTCAAGACGATCAGTCAAGAAAGAGTTTGACGTGTCACCACCAACAATGTGATCGAAAATTTCTCTGTCATTAGTGTCATACAATGCTCTCAAGATCATGACGACGGGAATCAAATACTCATTCTTTCTCCAAGAGAATCTGAAGGTAACTTGACCGTCATTTAAATAATGCAAAACGTTAGTTTGAGAAGTTTGATCAGGTCTGACGGATCTTATCTGAATACCATATTGAGAGTAAGATGCACCTCTGTTGGCAAAGGAAGGTCTAATGATGGCCATTGGATGATTTCTACGTTGGACAATCAACATTCTgatcaacttttcaataccGTTGACGATGAAGTAACCACCAAATTCAtcagattcttctttgttttgaacTAGTTCGTAAGGAGacaacttgttcaaatgACATCTGTTAGATTGTAGCATGATTGGCAAACCACCACAGTCTCTAACTTCAGTGAAAGTTTCTTCACCATCGTTGACGGTCCATTTTAATTGCAACAAGATCTTACCCTTGTATGAAGTCAATCTTTGTCTGGCTTCAGCTGGGAAAACCTTACGTTCCACAGCAGATGAGACACCATCGTTGGACATTGGCTTGGAGATCGATACTTTTTCGACACTCAAGGAAAGCTTGTTACCTAGGTAGTTAGGGTTTGTATCTGATCCCTTACCATCGAAAATAACCTTTGAGCCGATATCCTTCACACCGAGATTTAGTAGACCTCCATCTGGGCCTTCTGTCAATGCATTGAAGGATCCGATGTGTGGTTGAACTGCATCTGCTAGTAGTGGGTAAGCGGATTTGTCCTTAGGAGGATTGATGAATCTTTGTTCTCTTTCCAAGGTTCTGAAACTAGCAGTTCTGTTACCACCCACTGGGGATATGCTGGATGGAGTTGCAACAGCAGCCATTATTctagttttattttgattttgattttgattctagttttattttactgTTGACGATAATGGTATATTGTAGAGTGTTGATCTCTTTCAGTACTAAAATCTgttaaaaagaagaatagtaaaatgagagaaagaggataAACTTTACGAAGCTATTGTATTCAAACGTACCTTCCCAATGAATTAAAAAGCGaagaaacaataacaacgACAACCAATACTAATATTAAAAAGACGATTTTTACCAGTAAAGCAGCAGCTCGGCAAGCCTTTTTATGATTTAGAGAAGCTTATGCACCAACTGGGAACGGGCTGTTGGATTACTAACTGAAAAAATGCTCTTCGTTCTCTTCTCCTTAACCAAAAAACCAGTGTGTTACAACAGTTGAGTGGAGTTGGGTTGGTTTaagatgagatgagatgagatgagatgagctttgGCTTGATTCTTGAGCCTGAgctgaaaattttcaaaaaattgTAGTAGAGGGAGGaactttgtttctttttgcttttttttttgcaaaaaaaaaaaaaaaaaaacagagaatcacatacacacacaatACAGAGAACACCTTACGAAATATGTATACACGTGATCAGAACATGACACGAGTACCGGAAAATTGACCTTAGACTCCAACAAATTTACCAAGCCTTGCTGGCGCAATCGGTAGCGCGTGAGACTCTTAATCTCAAGGTTGGGGGTTCGAGCCCCCCGCAGGGCTTTAATAATTTATTTCTCTTGTTCGAATCAGAACaagtttttttattctaaattattttttttttttgtcacaTTCTTTTCGAATGTAAACcctttttttccagttcTCTGGTTCTCCTGCAGAACCGAACTGACAAATTAAggttttgaaattgttatttttttctttctttgggaaaagaaaaagaaaaactaaTTCACACACTGCCGAGATCGCCAAGATGAAACGAATTACCCAACTCTCAATTATCCAACATACCCACACCCAACTCCTTCATTACAGGAGAAAGCaccaagaaagagaaaagaaaaaggaaggtaaaggaaaagacaaaaattTACCCGGTGCACCGCCTAAAATGACAAAGAGATCCAGAGATCGAATCTCATGACCCTCTGTCGCGGTTCACATCAAACGGCGTTTCCCCAGTCCTTTCAGATAGAGATACCTGACACTGCAGGGATCATACATACCTCTGTAACCACTGAACCCTAGACCCTAAACCTCCCCGCCCCCCCTTCTCTCCCCAAAATACGCAGGGCCTCTGTCCTTCTGTCCTTTTTTTAGAAACTTTCGATCTACAAACGTGCTACTACATACAAACGCTTAAAGCCTAGGCTACTATCACCGCGTGTCGAATGCTCCCACTTTCCCGCTTAACCAGCAGCAAGCAgccagcagcagcagcacccTTACGTTCCAAAATGtaaaacaataacattCCCGCAGAATATGCTGCGCTCGCCCGCACGCCCTTCCCTTCACATGCTTGTCTCCCTCCATCATCCATCACCTTGTCTCGTCTTGTCTCGTCTCACCGTTTCACCTCCAAGACATTCTGCTAAGACCCGTGCCAACCCCAGCACATACGGGAGATCattaattttcttttctcccTTGCCTTGGCCCGCACCGCACGGTTGGTTGTCAAGAAACTTACAAGCAGCCAAAAAGGATGCGATTTACGTAATACTAGAATTTCAAAACATACTCGCtcgctgctgctgctgctgctgctcctCTCGCTTGGAATAGGAGTGCCAGCAGCGTATGCGGTGGTTATTCTctcttgtctttcttcttcacgcagaaaaaaaaaaaaataggaCATGAAAAGTAGCGGAAGCCAGCCAGCTGATCTCACCACAGAAACCCTCGCACTACAGAGATCCCTTCCCGGGGCCTTATACACCGCTGGTGCCCTCCCCACAGGTTCCTCCCGATTTCCGCTTCCGGCGTTTTCCGCCCTACAATAAACTTTTCTCCTGGTATTCCCTCCTTCCTTTTCTATAAACgctttgtttgtttatttaCTTTGTTTTCCATAAAGAGTCTCGACCAAGAAATTGGAGGAGAATACCACAGAAGAGCCTGTGAGAGGAAAATTGTCAAATGGCCTGCCCTGattgttttggtttgggTTTCACTTCTATTTCTGtcacaaaaaaaaaaaagatactTGGTATGACGTTATTGGGATTGGCTTCTTTCAGTTGCTCTCGAAACCTAAATCGCAGCACGTAAAGCAGGTGATGCTATACCTTCCGAGCAGTGCGTGCGTGCGTGCTAGTGCGAgtgtttatttttgggtaccgtttttttttttcttgtttgtttggttGCTAGTTCCTCCCAGAGTTGCTTCCTCATTGTTTACCGTTTTACTCTGTTAAGCAGCCCATGTTTCCTAATGGAGTGTTTCGCACACAGTTTTCAGTTCCTTGAAGCTAACGTAATTagtgtttttctttttcttttgttttttttccttctatttttttctggttttTTTCTCTGTATTCACCAGCATTCTAAACATAGCGACACTGCAAGTCTTGGGAGTGCCCACAGTTTGCACAGTTTGGACCCCATTTAGCAAAGATGTACGTGATTATGCACACCATTTCTCAGTTTTGTGCCCTACTTTCTTACTGAGGACGGGCGGGAGTTGTGTGTCATTACATTATTTTCTTgtgttttcatttttttttgcattcATTAGGTCTGGTTGACTAAAGTTGAATGGTGGCATGCATTCgaagcatttttttttgtatataagGACATGTTCCTGACGACTAAGTTACA
Coding sequences within it:
- the RPA135 gene encoding DNA-directed RNA polymerase I core subunit RPA135 — protein: MAAVATPSSISPVGGNRTASFRTLEREQRFINPPKDKSAYPLLADAVQPHIGSFNALTEGPDGGLLNLGVKDIGSKVIFDGKGSDTNPNYLGNKLSLSVEKVSISKPMSNDGVSSAVERKVFPAEARQRLTSYKGKILLQLKWTVNDGEETFTEVRDCGGLPIMLQSNRCHLNKLSPYELVQNKEESDEFGGYFIVNGIEKLIRMLIVQRRNHPMAIIRPSFANRGASYSQYGIQIRSVRPDQTSQTNVLHYLNDGQVTFRFSWRKNEYLIPVVMILRALYDTNDREIFDHIVGGDTSNSFLTDRLELLLRGFKKRYPTLKNRKQTLQYLGDKFRVVFQASPDMTDLQVGEELLRRIVLVHLGENNKDKFNMLLFMIRKLYSLVAGECSPDNPDAAQHQEILLGGFLYGMIIKEKIEEYLQNIKLQIQTDINRGLAINFKEQKYMSKVLMRVNENIGSKLQYFLSTGNLVSQSGLDLQQVSGYTVVAEKINFYRFISHFRMVHRGSFFAQLKTTAVRKLLPESWGFFCPVHTPDGSPCGLLNHLAHKCKISTEQSDVSRLPSILYSLGVTPASHIIAAGPSMCCVQLDGKIVGWCSHEQGKVVADTLRFWKVEGKTPGLPVDLEVGYVPPTTSGQYPGLFLFGGRSRMMRPVRYLPLDKEDIVGPFEQVYMNIAVTPEEIENNIHSHVEFSPTNILSILANLTPFSDFNQSPRNMYQCQMGKQTMGTPGVALCHRSDNKLYRLQTGQTPIVKANLYDEYGMDNFPNGTNAVVAVISYTGYDMDDAMIINKSADERGFAYGTMYKVEKVNLSMNRTRGDPITQHFGFGTDEWPKEWLDKLDDDGLPLIGTYVEEGDPICAYFDDTLNKTKIKTYHSSEPAYIEEVKLIGDESSKFQELQAITIKYRIRRTPQIGDKFSSRHGQKGVCSRKWPTIDMPFSETGIQPDVIINPHAFPSRMTIGMFVESLAGKAGALHGIAQDSTPWTFSESDTPADYFGDQLLKAGYNYHGNEPMYSGATGEELRADIYIGVVYYQRLRHMVNDKFQVRSTGPVNSLTMQPVKGRKRHGGIRVGEMERDALIGHGTSFLLQDRLLNCSDYTQTSVCRDCGAILTTQSSVPKIGSMSTVRCRRCAIKFDEAKKLIAKYEPGEEPIHIADSEIWEDGQGNKYVGGGNTTTVAVPFVLKYLDSELAAMGIRLRYNVEPK
- the THG1 gene encoding tRNA guanylyltransferase, producing the protein MAKSRFEYVRQFEVHDVLLPDTYIVVRVDGKKFHEFSKYYEFAKPNDERALKLMNASAKNVLMQYRQEIICAYGESDEYSFILRKETKLFNRRKDKISTLFVSLFTANYVSLWDKFFPEVKLHHKHLPYFDSRCVCYPNLTSVKDYLCWRFVDTHINNLYNTVFWYLIIKCGLTPQESEQKLCGTLSSDKQEILFSECGINYNNELEMFKKGSLINSKGEILHIDVVKNIDDIFNGF